The sequence below is a genomic window from Bombus fervidus isolate BK054 chromosome 2, iyBomFerv1, whole genome shotgun sequence.
ACCTATCTAGACAATTGGCCATATAAGACGTCACTTGTGGCCAATTAACGAGAAACATAGTtcaggaaataaataaagtttgcGAATACAGTATTAAGGCGTTCAATTTGTAACTTAGtacatcgataaaaatatacttgTACCAATAATTAGTGATCACATAAATCCTCACCTGTGACCAATTAAAGAAACATTACTCCAAAGCATTACTCTAAAGCTTTGTTCATagaacaaataatataaaacaaaatccaCTAACTTATTACGTCATTTAATGTATAAACAGATAGTGTACGGAGAATTTTCCCCATTAAAGGAAGATACTTTGATATTTTCCATACTTATTTCTATATCATTATtggttatatttatttaacgtaataaatcACTTTTTTCAgttagtaaataaagttacaaccctttcattttttctataCTAAATACAAATAACGGAACTTATATCACTTTCTATTAATAAagcattataataatataattttatggtACAATaagtagactgcggatttttatgcaacttCATATTTTCATGGATACAAGTAAAAACTCAAAAACGTAGGGTCTACGCagaaatttgattttcttaaattaaatattataaagaatattattcttcggatgttttatatatttttctatatcatatacgctttatgcatttttgtttaaaaatccGCAGGCTAATGATAAGATAGCTAGAACAAGACGCCACAATATACCCATGCATAAAAATGTTACCTGTTAGCTGATTGGACGGTCGAAGCCGGATAGTCCTCATTAACCAATTCGATTCGCGTTCTCGGCAAGAACGACCGAGACACGGTCCTTGCCCGAAAATCGGCTCCCTTTGTGAATGCAGCTTAACGATGGAAGGCAGGCCAGTCAGCCAGGAGAAATATGCACACATTCAGGTCCCGCCGTTCGTGAAGGACCAACACCGATGCCCCATGCCGCGCGATCGTACACTAACACACACAACAGATCGCCGACCTCTCTCTTCTTGGAAACAGATGACAGAGTGACTCGGTCACCGTAACCCACCAGACGTCCCACGGGAACACCTTTATGTCGTTCGTGGTCTTATTCCACGCAATACAACCACTTGATCATTCTACGTGTATATCTTACGTGCCACTAGCATCCATTCCTCGtctgctttttctttcttctttgttttacTTCTTTTCCCTCATTCCTCTTAACCCTCAACTATGTATATCGTTGTAGTAAAGTTTTACTtattttcaaagtatcttattttatttaatattttatatctaagatgatgaaaataattaataatttttcttgcataaaagtatacaatatcaagtaaaaatataatatatgtatattttaatattaagaaatgtAACTTATTGTGGTCACCTACATGACCCACGGATAACAGTTAAGGACTaaattcctttcttcttttcacgGTGAACGCCAGAACTTTTAAGTCTCTTTGGTATGACGCGAACAGAGGTATGAAACCGCGTGCTAACTCGAATGGGGCTCAGAGAAAGGAAACGACGATGCATAAGTTCGCTGTAAATGCACGCGAGATAACGAGGAAGGGATGAGGACGGAATATCATTCGAATTGCACCACTACTTTCGCATCGTCTTTTAATAACGTCGAGTGGTACCTTTCATACACCATGTTCGACTCACCACATTGTATTTCTCGTTCCTTGGTACTTTCTATGGAATTGgttatcgatgaatattttggAAGTCTAATAGTTCTTCATAACACTCACATTGTTCTTATTCTAGTTTTCGTTGTTCTGTCCCAAGGAACAAGCGCGCGCTTTGAATATACACCGTGGCCGCTGTGTATAATCGTGGTTCGTACAGCCCTCCGAGGACCGTGCAAATCACCCCCACCGTCAACGCAACCGGCATCACACTGAAAACCGGCTGGCTCGAATATTACTCTCGACTTCTCGAGTACGAAGCGGGAATGCGATCGTGGAGTAACGTCATCTGCGAGAAAAACTACGAAACGTATTGTTGGTAGCGTCGGTATGATGGAAGTAGTTTGTGGCACGTAATCGATGAgtgtttaaaaatgaattgcTATgcatgaataaaataaacacgaagcataaataaataaaataaatagataaaacatGAAATAGGAAATTAgcaaacaataaatttaaatattatttgagattaatatagatataaaggTTCTCTTGCTGATACATAAAGTTATTGTGTCACTTAAATATTATTGGCTAGCTTACATGTAGCTAATGAAAAGATATAGTTTTAAAAcacgaaaatttgaaattttgtgcaatataaaataggaataggaaataaataaatattaaaatacgaatTGATAGAAAATAGATCGTAACAAATTGGGATATATGGTTATCTATCTAGCTCATAAATAGTTTATGCTTCTTCAAGTATAAATACTATACGTGTGAGTTCAAAGTCATTTGTGTAGTAGAAGTGTTAGTCGGCGAAGTTTGAGAAAATGAGTACCGTTACATGTATCGCATCCGTCAATATAgctgttataaaatattgtatgtattcttttgcttttcttttcttttaaaataatcacaatacagtaatataattactataataattaaattatatttactatttaatttatttaaaaaggtatTAGAGATAAATGTTTCCATATATCTATTACTCACATGACCGCCgttttgaatttcaaatttgatgTATTGCAAAGTACAATGCTACAAAAACTGAACATGATATATTACGTTTAAAAagtctaatttttatttttgcatatgAATAGAATGGATTTTTACTACATTGCAACGACCTTCCcgactttttaaaattcaaatagatctagaaatataaatttttcttttacaggGGGAAAGAgagatgaaattttaatcttgCCAGTAAATGATTCCATTAGTGCTACCTTAGATACAGATcatgtaaaaatacaatttattttttatatctagctatacatattattatatctagtgaaataataaacgcaaatggcatattttaatttgattcattttaaattttagcTACACACAAAAACTACTGTAATGATCAGTCCAACTTTTAAAGAGGATCAGATCTGGTTAAATGGACAGTAAgtgttaaataattatctaCCATAGAGAAGTTgggtatattttaaaaacattttatgaCTTTTTAGGGAAGAAGATATAAAGAATCCTAGATTGCAAAATTGTTTAACACAAagtatgtaattatattaaagaaattttgaaatcttttaaataataaagtatattattCTAGTTAGGAAAAGGGCAAGAAATTCCAATCATATAGATCAATGGAAAGTTCATATTTGttcagaaaataattttccaactgCAGCTGGTTTAGCTTCTAGTGCAGCAGGATATGCTTGCCTTGTAGCAGCTCTTGCTAAACTATATCAAGTAGAGGTATCACgaagttaatataattataatctttataattctatatgttatatctgtataatttttacatatttaaatattgatttctAGGGTGACATTAGTTCAATAGCTCGTATTGGTTCTGGTTCAGCATGCCGAAGTGTTATAGGAGGTTTTGTAAGATGGTATATGGGTTCTGAACCAAATGGTGCTGATAGCATAGCTAAACAAATTGTGCCTGCCTCTCATTGGCCAGAAatgagaattttaatattagttgTGTGTATTAGTTTTAATTCTTATCTTATTAATTCTTATCTTATGCTTTATACCAAATGTATTTATGACTAAATATTCTGCACCAGGTAAATGATGCAAAGAAAAAAGTTTCCAGTTCAGTTGGAATGAAAAGAACCATGGAAACATCTGATCTTGTACAATACAGAATAAAACATGTTATTCCCGagagaataaagaaaatggaACAGGCAATTGtagaaaaagattttaaaatatttgctgAACATACAATGAAAGATTCAAATCAAATGCACGCAGTATGTTTGGATGCATATCCACCATTCGTTTATATGAATGATGTTTCACATGCCATTGTTGATCTTGTTCATGCCTATAATGAAGCTGTGAATGAAGTAAAGGTATTGATATGAAACATCAATTTTTTCaactttaatttatatatattaatattttaattaaatatgttaCTCATTTTAGGTTGCATATACTTTTGATGCAGGACCAAATGCAACTCTATATCTCTTGGAAGAAAGTGTTCCAGAATTTGTGGGAGTATTAGATCATTTCTACCCACCAggaattaatttagaaaaatacagGAGAGGGTTACCTCTTAATGAAGTTATACATTCGccagtaaatattttttattattgtataacaGTTACATATCACTTGTTCTATGCcaaaataaatgattttaaatttgttttaggagctatttaataacattaatgCAAAAAAACAAGCACCAGAATctcttaaatatattatttacactAAAGTTGGAAATGGTCCTAAATATTTAGAGGATCCCAAAGATCACCTTTTAAACAAAGAAGGATTGCCTATTAGTTAAGTTACTAAAAATGGGttgtatttattgaaaatgattCTAATTCATTGTAATTTGCAGATAGatgcatttattatataatgaaaaatgtattcttgtttatattatttggaTATAGTTGTTgactgtattatattattatattatgttatattttgtaacaaaataaattttaaaaaataaatcataatataatctgataaaatataaagctaTTTCTGTGTTATTTAGTAGTCAAATTTTGAGCACTGTTACTCATTCCCATTCCtatatttatctaaaaaaTGTCCTACCACGCTGTTTATTTATGCAAGTATAGGTTATTCAAGCGTAATGcgcaaaattttataaattcaacaaattattaattaacattttgttTCTCCTGGATATAATAAAGACGCTCTAAagtgtacaacgttttattgtaaaaattacaaaagtttgtgaaaaatcataaaatattcaaaccgTAAGATGTGTAAAACAAAATTGATTACATCAATTTTGGAACGTGTTCTTAAAACGCCTAATTTTGGGCAATGTTTACAAAAAGTAATGTTTTTCAATGTTTTgtgatcttttttcttctaagTGCATATAATAGCAAttcataaaatacaataaatattatatactattaggttaacCCAAAAGTCtccgttttataaggaaataatagatacacatttcttgttttatgttattatattatacattatatatataatatataatatggtataatataatatatatctattatttccttataaaatgaaagaaatttttgggacaacctaacaaattacaattaattgaataaaaattaaataataagttcatttttatcttattgtgaaataattttatacttgttTTCTAAATAGCTCCAAATAATCTCAGCAGGAGATGGAAATTGTAAAGCACAATTAATCATATCCGAGGAGCATTTAAACTTAGGTGGTACTTTGCATGGTGGTTTCACAAGTACGCTAATTGATTGTGTTTCTACATATGCGTTAATGACACATGAAATTAATTCACCAGGTGTCTCAgtagatttaaatattacgtaGGTATAACCATAATCATAACATGagctatgtatatttataattggttataatgtaataataataattaatatataggtTTATGAAACCTGCCTTTCCTGGAGACCTGGTAACAATTGATGCCAAAACTGTACGTGCTGGAAAAACACTAGCGTTCCTTGCAATAGATATTACAAAAGACAAGGGGAAACATGTAATTGCTCATGGACGGCATACAAAATTTGTTGGACAGAAATAAAGCAGTACATGTATTGTTGTATAgtgttaatatttaatgaacaCAATACTTTAGTACATGGATATATTATAAAACCTGAATATGTTCCAGTAATGTTTCAATgcgtatatgtgtatatgtttatatatctACACAAGTGAATACAATTTCTTTACTGGATGCTGCATTATAATATCCTCCAAACATTGGtctatctttaattttctttgaatatttctatttaatacaTATTGCCAAAGATTTAGATCTTTCTGAAATGAATCAATAAACACTTTCTACAATACTCCTACAAATTTTCTAGGAGCTAAcatgtacataatataaaacaaacacATGGCACAGGATCATAGAAATGTAAGCGTTCAACATAACAGTAATCAATATCAAAACTGTACATATTAAGtagtatatgtatttatggtTCGTTTTCCTTTAaactttgttttaaatatagattttgttaataaaattattttatgcatATCATTAATAGCATATCATTAAATTGATACAATAGTTATGTATTATCTACGTAAAAGGAAAGAGGGCAAGGTGATATGTAAATCTTTTCATTgctaaaaacgaaaaatgttattgcatagaatacaattaaaatatttttatcgttttacttAAATCAATTCTGAAATGTATCTATATTATGCCATTAAAGCAATATGTGACTTTCTGCAGCttcaaaaatgataaaagcGGAAGATCGACAACAGTGCGGTTTAAGCTCTATTAttgtttctataaatatcattAAGCTCTTTTTAGTACCATTAATGTATCAAATATGAGACTAGAGATAATAACAGATATCTAAATGAATTCGAATCTGACAGGAGAGCAATAAACAGCTAATCTCCTAAACCTAATTGGATTTCTATACTTCGTGTATGTACAGTAATAAACGTGCAACGTTAATGAATCTCTAATACGAAGCGAATTTAAGATAAATTGGATGCGCGTTGGAACAATGGCACATAGTCTATTGTTCTACTTCGATTTCTTCACGTCCTCTAAAAGTGATCTCAGTTCTTTTATCTTATGAGACAAGGATTCTACAAAATCTATAACCTTCCTATACTCCTGCTCGGTTTCCTCGATTGTTCtctctaaatattctattttttcacTCTGGCTCTGTGTACTTGTATCCTTcagagagaaaatattttgcgaTGGCAAATATTTGGCTGCGCTACGTCTGAATCTCGAAATTGTATTACTCTGATCTTCACATCCATCGCAACATTCGGACCAAACTCTTAAATCCACATATGGAATCTCATCGCAGGTGACGAACTTATTATCACCTTCGGGCAGTAAGAACACATTCGGTTGAATTCTGTTAATATTGTCACCATTGTCGCATAGAATCCTAGCTAAGCtcgtttgttttatttgtgCGAGTTGCTCTGGTTTAAAAACAGTTGGACTCTCATACCAAAATCTGTCGCCATTTCTAGTACGTTTAAATTGCTCTAACAAAATACATTGGAAGAGTGGTCCTAGTTTGGCATTAGGCAGTTGATCCTCCAGTACTCCACCAACCCAAACATCTATGTTCCCGGGATGACCGTACAGTTCTCTTAATTTTTGTCTAACCCTAGCGCTGCGAATTTCACCGGCTAGATCTTCAAAAGTTTCAACGTAAGACATATTGCAGAATCGTCGCCATTCTAAATAACCTGGCAGTGCATGATCTCTGCCTCTCTGGATATTCATCGCAGCTAAATCTAAAGCCACCGCATGGGCAGTATAGAATAATTGTTCCGTCAGTTCTGAGTTCAAATTTTCTTCGggcaatttcaattttgcgGCAGTGCTAAACATTCCTCTCATAAGAGGGTCCACGCCACCTTCCTCGACCAATCTCCACGGCGAAAAGAAGGCGTCTCTTAGCTTAAGAGGACCCTGGGGAATCGGTTGAAAAGATTCGTTAAGACGCTGCAACTGGGGTTGAATCAATGTATGACCGAATCTTAAAGCTGCGGTAGCAAAAACGTTGGAGATACTAGCATCGAGGTTAGGATCATAACCTCGATACGAACCTAAAAGTTCTTCTGCAGTTTTACCAAATACATGAGGTATCCAGTATTGATATGTAATATGTTGCATCTCTGCACCTACGATCTTCCTAGATTCCTGATACAATTTTTCCCCATTCCATTGAGGGTTCATATCACGTAAAGAGCGAGCTATGCGATTATGTTCGCGTAACCATATCGTGTGCATTGCTAGAAGGCCCACTTGTTCATTGGCTCTGATATCTCCGGCTACGAAACAATTGATCgaactttctacagggtttctcCTGCAATCGACAAATTGACCATTAGCGTATGGCAGAAGAGGTTTATGGCCAGGAATTGCAGGCCCTTCTCGCAACAGACCATGATCGGTGGTCAAGTCACGGAGATCTCTGGCTAAGGCATCGTCATAACCATATACTTGAGAGGCATCCATGTAGCTGGTTAGCTGATTTAATTGTTCTCGAGGAGTGAGACTGCCCCATAATAAACTGGTTGCACCAGAACCGCAAACTGCACTCGTTCTGATAAAATCGATACACCTTCTATTATTAACTCTAGGGTCACCAGGTGGAACATCCATGGGGAAGCAAGGTGCAGCATTGTCACAAGACTTCTTACAATCTATGCCATCCCATGATTCGCTAGAAACTGATGGAAGAGCGTGATCTAAGTCATGATCCATGAACTGACCCCACTGCATCACCATATGCGTGATTCCACTATCTGAAGTTACGTTATGAGTGGTTATTAGCGTTGTGGAAACTAAACGTGCGGAAGGTTTCGGATATCCATAGTAACGGCGATTTCTTTCCCAACCGACTGGCGATGAAAATCCATTCTCGTAAATTGGTTGTAAAACTCTACGGAATCCAGTATAGGAAGAACCCCAGGTTGGATGTCGTAAGTTGTTGCAGCTGCCATCTATGTTGCGGTACTTATTGTGATAGCACATGTTTGTGCAATTCTGACGATGTCTGTGGCCTGTGCATCCAGATAATCTTTCGATTTCTCTAACCTATGGAATGgttgaaatttgttaataacttaaaatattattatacaaaaattaattaagctATAACTCAAACACACCTGTTCCGCCGTTAGAATTTCCTCATATCGGAATTCGGTGCTGGTGTTTGCACTCAGGCCAGAATTTACCATTCGTCGTATATTTACGAGCgttctttcaaaaatttcagCAGGTCTGGCAGCTGCGCGACCGACTGCATCTGGGAAACGCGCGAGTCTCAGTGGATTCGTCCGTGCAGATCCGCTAAGAAGATCTATCAGCGTGTTATTTATGGCTCGATCGATCTCCTCGGTTGCATCCTTGAAGGCTCTGATCACAAGAACATCTGCTGCTTCGGGCTGGCGAACGCGTACCAATGCCTGGGCGGTTGCTCGACCATATTGGTTCACGGCGGAGCATTCATATCTATATACACAATTCTTGATTTATGATGGTGAAAATAAACATACATCGCAATATCAGAAACCCGTTAAGATattgcatttaaaaatttactttacTTTCAAATTTACATTACTATCAAATTTACTTTAGCTCGTCTATtatattactaaatattattagtGGTTATTACATAATGACCCCTTGtcatttcaacattttttgaAAAGGCATTAGTTTGtctattcattttattaaagtaaattttccTACACTCATCTATATGTCATAGTTATGGCAATATTTATGTCTACTCTCATATATTCTTGGATTTTTCTACTATATTCTATTCAAGGTTATAGATCATAAACCACTTaatattttcctatatttttttaaataaataatacaagaaaTGCTAATAAAAAGTATCAAAATTCACCTTCCAGTATCGGCAGCAGTAACATTATAAAGATACAAGCTTCCCCCGCGTGATACACGAAACCTGGACCCTTCAACAGCTGTACCATCCTTCTTCCACTGTATCACAGGTTTAGGAAAACCTTCTACTCTGCAGGGGATCTCTATAATGGCCCCAGATTCCGCCTCCATATCGTGTGGCTCATACGTTAGCCTAGGAGGACTATAAGATTCATCTACTACCCTCAGATCCGCGCTTGTTTCAGCGTATCCATTAGAGTTTTTCGCTTGACAAACGTATCTAGCTGAGTCTGATTCTTTTACAGCAAATATTCTCAACAGACTTCCTTCGTCTTCGATGGCGATACGACCACCAACGTTTAATATTTGACCATTTCTCCACCACTGAATAGTTGGTGCAGGACGACCATCCACTTTACAGATAAAAGAAGCATCTACTCCAACTTGGACAGTTTGTGACTCAGGCAACTCGGTAAATCTTAAGGATGGTGATACTGTGACTACTGCTCTGGCCTTTCTTGATTTCGTGAAGCCCATTTCGCTCTTGGCCATGCATTCGTATTCACCAGTGTCTTGTTCCGTTACGTCTGATATTACTAATGTTCCATCATCCTCGATCACATAACGGTTCCCATCGGCGGATACTTCATTAGAGTCCCGCATCCACTTGATTTCCGGTATCGGGTCTCCTATTACCTCGCAGGTGAAGCTGATGGTCCCTCCCAGCCTGACCTCTACATCCTGGGGACCGTTCATTATGCGTGGCTCAGCTGAAAAACGAAAATGAGAATTTAAGAATACTCTATAgttaaataattgtataatcgTATTGGTAGGTATGTTAATAGTTTGTAACATTGGagtgaataaaatttttcatttgcttTTAACtctctataataaaattttgtttccttatgtagatttatattattagagATCTTTGTTTGCTTATATAAATTCATGTTATtggagatttttatttatctatgttattaaatacatacataaaataatatagtacatctatattattgaaaattttacttaCTATAACTCTACATTAAGCAAATAATATTGGAATAACTAAAATTCTTTTTGCTTTTAGTTTTCTTACTTTGTTAACTTTGCTTAGATACAATtacattaacaaaaattataattgattaCGAGTTTTCACTTTAATCTAAAATGTACTAATaatagttttaaaaaattgtttaatactttaatactttaataaaataaatctttttattttt
It includes:
- the Pxn gene encoding peroxidasin isoform X2; the protein is MIFEERLGNDIVCDLRFNNIAEIRPGSFHSLTDLHTLLLNDNRIKHLLPRTFEGASNLRILYLYKNRLERISPGAFSGLPNLEQLYLHFNHLKEIRKGTFNDLPSLERLFLHNNLLHHLPADAFHNVGPMTRLRLDSNALVCDCNLVWLVQRLQNKPSEMAAFCQSPNEMKGRSLTSMSMNDFHCTEPRIMNGPQDVEVRLGGTISFTCEVIGDPIPEIKWMRDSNEVSADGNRYVIEDDGTLVISDVTEQDTGEYECMAKSEMGFTKSRKARAVVTVSPSLRFTELPESQTVQVGVDASFICKVDGRPAPTIQWWRNGQILNVGGRIAIEDEGSLLRIFAVKESDSARYVCQAKNSNGYAETSADLRVVDESYSPPRLTYEPHDMEAESGAIIEIPCRVEGFPKPVIQWKKDGTAVEGSRFRVSRGGSLYLYNVTAADTGRYECSAVNQYGRATAQALVRVRQPEAADVLVIRAFKDATEEIDRAINNTLIDLLSGSARTNPLRLARFPDAVGRAAARPAEIFERTLVNIRRMVNSGLSANTSTEFRYEEILTAEQVREIERLSGCTGHRHRQNCTNMCYHNKYRNIDGSCNNLRHPTWGSSYTGFRRVLQPIYENGFSSPVGWERNRRYYGYPKPSARLVSTTLITTHNVTSDSGITHMVMQWGQFMDHDLDHALPSVSSESWDGIDCKKSCDNAAPCFPMDVPPGDPRVNNRRCIDFIRTSAVCGSGATSLLWGSLTPREQLNQLTSYMDASQVYGYDDALARDLRDLTTDHGLLREGPAIPGHKPLLPYANGQFVDCRRNPVESSINCFVAGDIRANEQVGLLAMHTIWLREHNRIARSLRDMNPQWNGEKLYQESRKIVGAEMQHITYQYWIPHVFGKTAEELLGSYRGYDPNLDASISNVFATAALRFGHTLIQPQLQRLNESFQPIPQGPLKLRDAFFSPWRLVEEGGVDPLMRGMFSTAAKLKLPEENLNSELTEQLFYTAHAVALDLAAMNIQRGRDHALPGYLEWRRFCNMSYVETFEDLAGEIRSARVRQKLRELYGHPGNIDVWVGGVLEDQLPNAKLGPLFQCILLEQFKRTRNGDRFWYESPTVFKPEQLAQIKQTSLARILCDNGDNINRIQPNVFLLPEGDNKFVTCDEIPYVDLRVWSECCDGCEDQSNTISRFRRSAAKYLPSQNIFSLKDTSTQSQSEKIEYLERTIEETEQEYRKVIDFVESLSHKIKELRSLLEDVKKSK
- the Pxn gene encoding peroxidasin isoform X1, whose product is MRLVLSVVCSLLLILPLSNADQWQNGRNVECPHKCMCFGNTVRCMFQKLNRVPRVPTNTTVLDLRFNNIAEIRPGSFHSLTDLHTLLLNDNRIKHLLPRTFEGASNLRILYLYKNRLERISPGAFSGLPNLEQLYLHFNHLKEIRKGTFNDLPSLERLFLHNNLLHHLPADAFHNVGPMTRLRLDSNALVCDCNLVWLVQRLQNKPSEMAAFCQSPNEMKGRSLTSMSMNDFHCTEPRIMNGPQDVEVRLGGTISFTCEVIGDPIPEIKWMRDSNEVSADGNRYVIEDDGTLVISDVTEQDTGEYECMAKSEMGFTKSRKARAVVTVSPSLRFTELPESQTVQVGVDASFICKVDGRPAPTIQWWRNGQILNVGGRIAIEDEGSLLRIFAVKESDSARYVCQAKNSNGYAETSADLRVVDESYSPPRLTYEPHDMEAESGAIIEIPCRVEGFPKPVIQWKKDGTAVEGSRFRVSRGGSLYLYNVTAADTGRYECSAVNQYGRATAQALVRVRQPEAADVLVIRAFKDATEEIDRAINNTLIDLLSGSARTNPLRLARFPDAVGRAAARPAEIFERTLVNIRRMVNSGLSANTSTEFRYEEILTAEQVREIERLSGCTGHRHRQNCTNMCYHNKYRNIDGSCNNLRHPTWGSSYTGFRRVLQPIYENGFSSPVGWERNRRYYGYPKPSARLVSTTLITTHNVTSDSGITHMVMQWGQFMDHDLDHALPSVSSESWDGIDCKKSCDNAAPCFPMDVPPGDPRVNNRRCIDFIRTSAVCGSGATSLLWGSLTPREQLNQLTSYMDASQVYGYDDALARDLRDLTTDHGLLREGPAIPGHKPLLPYANGQFVDCRRNPVESSINCFVAGDIRANEQVGLLAMHTIWLREHNRIARSLRDMNPQWNGEKLYQESRKIVGAEMQHITYQYWIPHVFGKTAEELLGSYRGYDPNLDASISNVFATAALRFGHTLIQPQLQRLNESFQPIPQGPLKLRDAFFSPWRLVEEGGVDPLMRGMFSTAAKLKLPEENLNSELTEQLFYTAHAVALDLAAMNIQRGRDHALPGYLEWRRFCNMSYVETFEDLAGEIRSARVRQKLRELYGHPGNIDVWVGGVLEDQLPNAKLGPLFQCILLEQFKRTRNGDRFWYESPTVFKPEQLAQIKQTSLARILCDNGDNINRIQPNVFLLPEGDNKFVTCDEIPYVDLRVWSECCDGCEDQSNTISRFRRSAAKYLPSQNIFSLKDTSTQSQSEKIEYLERTIEETEQEYRKVIDFVESLSHKIKELRSLLEDVKKSK
- the Mvd gene encoding mevalonate diphosphate decarboxylase — translated: MSTVTCIASVNIAVIKYWGKRDEILILPVNDSISATLDTDHLHTKTTVMISPTFKEDQIWLNGQEEDIKNPRLQNCLTQIRKRARNSNHIDQWKVHICSENNFPTAAGLASSAAGYACLVAALAKLYQVEGDISSIARIGSGSACRSVIGGFVRWYMGSEPNGADSIAKQIVPASHWPEMRILILVVNDAKKKVSSSVGMKRTMETSDLVQYRIKHVIPERIKKMEQAIVEKDFKIFAEHTMKDSNQMHAVCLDAYPPFVYMNDVSHAIVDLVHAYNEAVNEVKVAYTFDAGPNATLYLLEESVPEFVGVLDHFYPPGINLEKYRRGLPLNEVIHSPELFNNINAKKQAPESLKYIIYTKVGNGPKYLEDPKDHLLNKEGLPIS
- the LOC139998073 gene encoding acyl-coenzyme A thioesterase 13 — protein: MCKTKLITSILERVLKTPNFGQCLQKLQIISAGDGNCKAQLIISEEHLNLGGTLHGGFTSTLIDCVSTYALMTHEINSPGVSVDLNITFMKPAFPGDLVTIDAKTVRAGKTLAFLAIDITKDKGKHVIAHGRHTKFVGQK